From the Mesorhizobium sp. WSM2240 genome, the window ACGGTGTTTTCTGAAATGCCCGTGCGGTTCGCGATCTGCTGGTTGGTCCAGCCGCGTGCGAGGACCTCGAGCAACTCGCGTTCGCGCACGGTGAGACTGGAGAGCGGGCTGTCGTTGATCTCGCCGATGTCGATATAGGGAATGCAGAAATGGCCCGCTGCAACGGCCCTGACGGTGTTCACCAGGATGCCCGCGGGTTCGTGCTGGAAACAGAAACCGCGTGCGCCGAGACGCACAGCCTGGCGCAATGCGGACGGGTCGCGGTTGTTGCTGAAGATGACCGTCTTGACGGTGCTTCCATTGGCCTTGAGCTTGCGCAAGATTTCAGGAGCCTTCACATCGGCAAGATCCCAGGCCAGGACGGCGAGATCGAACGCCGTCTCCTCGGCCTTGAGCAGATCATCGCCGCGATCGCTGGTTCGCGCTATGGCGAGATCGGGCTGGGCTGTGATGACCTCGACGATCGCCGAAATTACCAGCGGATTGGCGTCGATCAGAAATATCCGTATTGTCCCAATGATGGCTGCGGACTTATCCAGCATCATGTTTCCTCCAGCGGTGATCGGTCCACAGATACCAGAATAGGGGTCCCGGGCCGCTGCCGGGATCGCGCCGCTGCGATCGCCCGTGCCGCATATCAGGCTTCCGGTTCGTCAAGACCGTTTGCGCGGCAGGCCGCGGTCAGGGTGTTGGCAAGCAGACAGGCAATCGTCATCGGGCCGACGCCGCCGGGCACCGGGGTGATCGCCCCGGCGGTTTCGGCAGTGCTGGCGAAATCCACGTCTCCCACGAGACGCGGCTTCCCGTCCGGCCCCTCTACGCGGTTGATACCCACGTCGATCACCGTTGCGCCTGGCCGGATCCAGCTGCCCTGGATCATTCCCGGCCGCCCTACCGCGGCCACCACTATGTCGGCACGCCGCACGATGTCCTCCAAATCGCGGGTGCGTGAATGAGCAATCGTGACGGTGCAATTTTCGCGCAACAGGAGCTGCGCCAGGGGCTTTCCAACGATGTTGGAGCGTCCGACCACCACTGCTTCAAGGCCCGAGAGGTTGCCGAGATGCGCCCTGAGCAGCATCAGGCAGCCGAGCGGCGTGCAGGGCACCATGGCCCCTTGTCCTGTTGCGAGCTGGCCGACATTCGAAATGTGGAAGCCATCGACGTCCTTTGCCGGGTCGATGGCGTTAATGATCCTGGCCGCATCCATGTGGCCGGGGAGGGGCAGTTGTACCAGGATTCCATGCACCGCCGGATCGGCATTGAGCTGCCCGACGAGATCCAATAGCGCTGCTTCCGACGTACCGGCGTCGAGTTTGTGCTCGAAGGAAGCCATACCGGCCTCCACCGTTTGCTTTCCCTTGGAGCGGACATAGACCTGGGACGCCGGGTCTTCGCCCACCAGCACCACGGCGAGACCGGGCGTAATGCCGTGCTCGACCTTCAGATTTGCGACCTGCTCCGCCACGCGGCCCCGTATGTCGGCCGCGAAGGCCTTGCCATCAATGATCGCGGCCCCTGTCCTCGTCTCAGCGATCTGCATGCTCGGCCTCTGTTGCTTGTGTTCCATGCTTCGCACCATCAAAGTCAGATAATTGCCATCCAGGCTTACTCCCCTAGAACAAGCCCTGGATGCGGCCTTCCTCATTGAGGAAGATCCGCTCCGCCGAAGGCGTGCGCGGCAGGCCGGGCATGGACATGATCTCGCCGCAGATGGCGACGATGAAGCCGGCGCCGGCCGCCAGCCGTACCTCCCGCACCGGCACCGCGTGGCCCGTCGGCGCGCCGCGCAGATTGGGATCGGTGGAGAAGGAATACTGCGTCTTGGCCATGCACACCGGCAGCTTGCCGTAGCCCTGGTCTTCCCACTGCTTGAGCTGGTTGCGCACGCTTTTATCGGCGATCGCCTCCGAGCCGCGATAGATGCGCTTGACGATCGTATCGATCTTCTCGAAGAGCGGCATGTCGTCGTGGTAAAGAGGCGCGAACTGGGAGCCGCCGCCTTCGGCGAGTGCCGCCACCTTGTGCGCCAACTCTTCGATGCCTGCCGAGCCGTGCGCCCAGTGCTTGCACAGGATCGCTTCCTCGCCCATCGAGGCGACGAACTCCTTGACCGCCTGGATCTCGGCCTCGGTGTCGGAGTGGAAGTGGTTGATGGCGACCACCGCCGGCACGCCGAACTGCTTCACATTCTCGATGTGGCGGCCGAGATTGGCGCAGCCCTTCTTCACCGCCGCGACATTCTCCGCGCCGAGGTCTTCCTTCTTGACGCCGCCATTCATCTTGAGCGCCCGCACCGTGGCGACGATCACCGCCGCCGCCGGTTTCAGGCCGGCTTTGCGGCACTTGATGTCGAAGAATTTTTCCGCGCCGAGATCGGCGCCGAAGCCGGCTTCCGTCACCACATAATCGGCGAGCTTCAGCGCCGTCGTGGTCGCCACGACGGAGTTGCAGCCATGCGCGATGTTGGCGAACGGGCCGCCATGCACGAAGGCCGGGTTGTTCTCCAGCGTCTGCACCAGGTTGGGCTGCATGGCGTCCTTCAGGAGCACCGCCATCGCGCCGTCCGCCTTCAGATCGCGGGCATAGACCGGCGTCTTGTCGCGGCGGTAGGCGACGATGATGTCGCCCAGGCGCTTTTCCAGGTCCTTCAGGTCGGTGGCCAGGCACAGGATCGCCATCACCTCGGAGGCGACGGTGATGTCGAAGCCGGCCTCGCGCGGAAAGCCGTTGGCGACGCCGCCCAGCGAGCAGAGGATTTCGCGCAGCGCCCGGTCGTTCATGTCCATGACGCGCCGCCAGGCGACGCGGCGGATGTCGATGCCGAGATCGTTGCCCCAGTAGATGTGGTTGTCGATCAGCGCCGACAGCAGATTGTGGGCGGTGGTGATGGCGTGGAAATCGCCGGTGAAGTGGAGGTTCATGTCCTCCATAGGCACGACCTGCGCATAGCCGCCGCCGGCCGCGCCGCCCTTCATGCCGAAGCATGGGCCGAGCGAGGCCTCGCGGATGCAGACGATCGCCTTTTTGCCAATGCGGTTGAGGCCGTCGCCGAGCCCGACCGTGGTGGTCGTCTTGCCTTCGCCGGCCGGCGTCGGGTTGATGGCGGTGACGAGGATGAGCTTTCCGTCGGAGCGCTTGCGCGCATTGGCGATGAATTCGGCCGAGACCTTCGCCTTGTCATGCCCGTAGGGCAGCAGATGCTCCGGCGGGATGTTGAGCTTTGTGCCGACCTCCTGGATCGGTTTCTTGTCAGCCGCGCGCGCAATTTCGATATCCGAGAGACCGACGGGCTTCGCTAGGTTGAATGACATATGGAGTCCCTTGCAAAAGGCAAAAATTCAAGTCCTGTCGTCCTTTTTCGGATGTTCCATGCGCGGGCAGCTGTCACACTGGTTCCGCGATGATCCGCAAGCGGTTCCACCACACCCAGAGACAAATCTGCGGAGGAACTCCCAGACATGAGAAGGAAGATCTCGTCGCCGGTGCGCAGTACGATCGCGCCCATATTTTCCATCAGGGTGCGTGCGAAGGCGCCTGACGGAGAGACCTAGACAGGTCAAGCGAGCAGAGTCGCTCCAGTGCGGGGAGGATTTCTGAGCCGGAGATCTCCAGGATTGCCCAGACATCGGTCTGATCGGCGGTTTAGCCGGCATTTTCGAACGCAGCCTGCACCAAGGTGTCGGCATCCGGCGTGACATGTGGGAGGACCGGCATCATCTGGTCGGACGACGAGCGCAGGGCGCGCATCCGTTCGTGCCTCTGCATAAAGCTTTCCCAGAACTTGGCAGGCCACATGACCGTCTTGTAGTAAAAGCCCACGCCAAGGAGGGTGCCTTCATGTCGTTTACCGCCATCAGCCATTCCAGCGGGCCGCGGTGGTTCTGGCTGTATCACCCGTTTCGAGCAGCGTCGCCGGCTCCATCACCATTGCGAGCAAGGCCGGCGCTGGCAGGGGGAAGGTGATCCGGTTGGCGGTCCCGAAGGCGAGCCGGATCTGCGCCTTGATCAGTTCCCTTAACTGGGTGGATTCCGGATCGAGATCACCAATCGTGGACCGCGTCTGTGCGGCGAACTCCGGCGCGACTTTGGAGGGGCTAGAGCCTATCGAGAGGCGGGTTGGTGGCATGAAGGCATTCATCCCAGGCGCTCCTTTGCCGGGCCGGTTGACTCGGCCCTTCTTTATCGATGGGAGAATGTGGATCAATCTGTGATAAGTAAAGTTTAATACATTTACCGTTGTGCTAAATTTAATTAACTACCCGGCACCGTCTCCTCGGTGAGCCTCAAGCAACGCCTGCAGAGCATCAACGTCAATCACGCCGTGCCCTGTCCGCCAAAATCTCATGGCAAGGCTGCAGAAGACCACACCGCTATCGCCGGTACGCCGCCGATCAGGGTTCAATAAATCCACTGGCAAAGAGACGCAGGTCGTAAGCCTCAGGATCCCTACGGAAATCAACGCGCCCAGCGTTCGGATTTCTGTGGGATATAGTCGAGCGTAGCTACTGCTCTCCTCGACGACATCGCCGCTGTTGCGGAGCTCACCTTTGATCTCGACAGAAGCAACCGACTTTCCCGCGCTGTTTGCGGGCGGCGAACTCGACCACGTAAACGCCCTGTGTGGCCGCGATCTCGAGCGGCCACACAATGATCTCGGCGGTCCCGTTGCGCCCACTCAAGCCGTCGATCACAAGATAGCTGAGCACTGCGAGCAGAGCTACGCAGCTTATTCCCGCCACGATCCACTCTGTGACTGAAGTCCCCGGTTTCCGTGTTATGCCATCTTTTTCGGATTGCTGCTCTGTTGCTTGTTGCTCTTTGCGGACATTTTTGTCACAGGATGAGCGTTGCCACCGCCGCCCCGAGTGCGCCTGGGAACGAGAGAACCACGACCGCACTAAGTGTCTCCGAAAAGCTGGCGCCATCGGTCCTGCCGAAGGTCCCAAGGAATATAGAGGTTCACAAGCATCACCAGGACATAGCCTACTATAGAATAACGAAAGAGGATGCTGAGGAACACAGCGCCTGGCTCCGAACTGTGTGTGTCGCGAAATTCGAATTCATAGACGAATGCGTGCATGAGAGCGATGGTTATCAACACCAGGGCGATTTCCTGCCAAGGGTCCCTCTTGTACGCGATCAGGACGATCTCTTCCGTTGGTGCGCTCGCCCTTAAATGTGCCAGCCAAGGGGTTACGGCGGTTGTATTTGAAGCTGGAGGCAGCGAAGGCGTCAACCGCAACAATACGGCCCTCGGTGCGGTTGTCCGGCCCGGAGACGACTTCCGTCACTTCCCCGGGACAGAGTCCCGTTTTCTGAGCTATGGCTGCGTGGCTGCCATGCGCCGTGACGCAAGGTCAACCAGCAACGCCTGAGGCACTTTCTTAATGGCAGTAGACACTTTGGATCTCCATTTGGTGTCCGTATGACCATTTTCGGGATTTAACCGTTCAGGCGCGCAAACGACTCTTGATAGCGGCCCTCGCGTTCGGCGAAGCGCTGGAAGTGGACGCGCTCGACGAGAATTTCCTCGGCGTCAGGCTGCTCTTGGAGCAGCACCATGGTCTGCGAAATATAGTCCTCGAGAGGCATGGCGTTGGGGTCGCTGGCCTGCTGCGGGCCCGTCAGTTCGGTCTGGACGTAAGGCGGCACCAGTTCGATGACCTGGACAGACGTGCCGCGCAACTGCACGCGCAGTGTCTGGCTGTACGAGTGAATAGCCGCCTTGGTCGCGCAATAAGTGGGAAAGCCCCCGCGTGGCAGGAACGCCAGCCCCGAGGACACCGTTAGCAAGGCGGCATCCGGCATCGAGATGAGGTGAGGAAGCAGCGCGGTGGTCAGACGAATCGGGCCGAGCAGATTGGTGGTGATCGTTGCTTCTGCCGTGGCCGTGGACCCATCCCGGACCGCTTCGGCACGCATGATGCCGGCGTTGTTAATCAGGACGTTGAGCGAGGGAAAATCCTCGACCACCTGCCGGGAAAAGGCAGTGATCTCGTCCGGATCGTCCACATCGAGCTGAAAAGTATGGATGCCGGGATTGGCGGCTTCTAGATCCTTGAGCTTGTCCCGGTTGCGTCCTGTGACGATGACATTGTTGCCTCTTGCCAGCAAGGCTTCGGCAAGGGCGCGCCCGATGCCGCTTCCGCCGCCGGTGATGAGTATCGTGTTGCCAGTGATGTTCATGTCGGTCTCCTTGGGTATGCGAGCAGCACGGAGATAAAGCCCCTCACGGTCCCGTGCCTGCCCCATCCTCGAAAGAATCTGCCTATTTCTCCAAACTTCATATCTGCGCTACTGTGGAATCAGCCCACGCGGGCGCTATTGAGTGCCTGTTTCTATGGGGAACCGATGATGCTCGACGACCTCTCCCGCAAGGTGCTCGCCTATGCCGATACTCGGAACATTGGCGACGAGCCGAGCGCGACGGATGTTCCGGGTTTGAACGTGTCGCGCCAGAGACGTGCTACCGAGCTGTCCCCGGTCCTTTACGAGCCCATTTTCTGTCTGGTCCTGCAGGGTGCAAAACAGGCACTTCAGGGACGGCGGATGGTGGATTTTCCGAAGGGGCACTCGGTCATCGTGGGCATCGACCTTCCCACGGACGCCCGCGTCGTCGAGGCGTCGCCAGAGCGGCCCTACGTTGCATTGGCGCTCAAGCTCGACATGGGCCTCATTCGGGAACTGTCAGCCGAAGCGGGAGCGGATGAGGGAACGGGCCGGGAGGTGGCGGCAATATCGGCGGCGGAGGCGGACGAAGCGATCATCGACGCAATGGGGCGGCTCTTCGCACTTGTCGAAAAACCTACGGCGCTGCCGGTGCTTCATCCGCTGCTCATGCGTGAAATCCACTATTGGCTGCTTTGTGCCGACCACGGGTCGCTGCTGCGGACGCTGGCGCAGGCCGACAGCCATGCGTCACGGATTGCCGATGCGATCGGCACCATCCGCAACAATTTTGAACAGCCGCTTTTGGTGGCTGACCTGGCCAGTTCGGTGGGCATGAGCGTTTCAGCCTTCCATTTCCACTTCAAGGCAATTACCGGCGCGACTCCGCTCCAGTACCAGAAGCGCCTGCGGCTGATCGAGGCGAAACGGCTCATGCAGGCCGAGCGGCAATCGGTCTCCAGCGCAGCGTTCAGTGTCGGCTACGAAAGTCCCACTCAATTCTCGCGGGAATATGCACGGATGTTCGGGCTTCCGCCGGTCAGGCATGCGCGCGTACCGGCGCCCGCCCCAGCCCCGGAATATGAAAGCCCAGGGTGGATGTAACGGGCCGTGGCGGCAGCTTATCGCTGAACCTGACCCGAAACCGGACCAACCACTTTAGCACACTTGCCAGGGAGGAATTGCGCCACAAGCGGACCTTTGCACGTGAAATTCGCAGGATAAAAAGACCAGAAATCAAGGCTGCCGCCATGGTGCATAATCTGCCGGGCGGGGCCACCCGGGCCTTATTTCAGCTATCGACTACCGGTCGGGGACGTCCGAGCAGCAAGAGAATCTATACCTC encodes:
- a CDS encoding response regulator transcription factor — translated: MLDKSAAIIGTIRIFLIDANPLVISAIVEVITAQPDLAIARTSDRGDDLLKAEETAFDLAVLAWDLADVKAPEILRKLKANGSTVKTVIFSNNRDPSALRQAVRLGARGFCFQHEPAGILVNTVRAVAAGHFCIPYIDIGEINDSPLSSLTVRERELLEVLARGWTNQQIANRTGISENTVKYHLKNLYEKLGARSRSMAVAVWLRESEA
- the folD gene encoding bifunctional methylenetetrahydrofolate dehydrogenase/methenyltetrahydrofolate cyclohydrolase FolD, which codes for MEHKQQRPSMQIAETRTGAAIIDGKAFAADIRGRVAEQVANLKVEHGITPGLAVVLVGEDPASQVYVRSKGKQTVEAGMASFEHKLDAGTSEAALLDLVGQLNADPAVHGILVQLPLPGHMDAARIINAIDPAKDVDGFHISNVGQLATGQGAMVPCTPLGCLMLLRAHLGNLSGLEAVVVGRSNIVGKPLAQLLLRENCTVTIAHSRTRDLEDIVRRADIVVAAVGRPGMIQGSWIRPGATVIDVGINRVEGPDGKPRLVGDVDFASTAETAGAITPVPGGVGPMTIACLLANTLTAACRANGLDEPEA
- a CDS encoding formate--tetrahydrofolate ligase, whose amino-acid sequence is MSFNLAKPVGLSDIEIARAADKKPIQEVGTKLNIPPEHLLPYGHDKAKVSAEFIANARKRSDGKLILVTAINPTPAGEGKTTTTVGLGDGLNRIGKKAIVCIREASLGPCFGMKGGAAGGGYAQVVPMEDMNLHFTGDFHAITTAHNLLSALIDNHIYWGNDLGIDIRRVAWRRVMDMNDRALREILCSLGGVANGFPREAGFDITVASEVMAILCLATDLKDLEKRLGDIIVAYRRDKTPVYARDLKADGAMAVLLKDAMQPNLVQTLENNPAFVHGGPFANIAHGCNSVVATTTALKLADYVVTEAGFGADLGAEKFFDIKCRKAGLKPAAAVIVATVRALKMNGGVKKEDLGAENVAAVKKGCANLGRHIENVKQFGVPAVVAINHFHSDTEAEIQAVKEFVASMGEEAILCKHWAHGSAGIEELAHKVAALAEGGGSQFAPLYHDDMPLFEKIDTIVKRIYRGSEAIADKSVRNQLKQWEDQGYGKLPVCMAKTQYSFSTDPNLRGAPTGHAVPVREVRLAAGAGFIVAICGEIMSMPGLPRTPSAERIFLNEEGRIQGLF
- a CDS encoding SDR family oxidoreductase gives rise to the protein MNITGNTILITGGGSGIGRALAEALLARGNNVIVTGRNRDKLKDLEAANPGIHTFQLDVDDPDEITAFSRQVVEDFPSLNVLINNAGIMRAEAVRDGSTATAEATITTNLLGPIRLTTALLPHLISMPDAALLTVSSGLAFLPRGGFPTYCATKAAIHSYSQTLRVQLRGTSVQVIELVPPYVQTELTGPQQASDPNAMPLEDYISQTMVLLQEQPDAEEILVERVHFQRFAEREGRYQESFARLNG
- a CDS encoding AraC family transcriptional regulator translates to MLAYADTRNIGDEPSATDVPGLNVSRQRRATELSPVLYEPIFCLVLQGAKQALQGRRMVDFPKGHSVIVGIDLPTDARVVEASPERPYVALALKLDMGLIRELSAEAGADEGTGREVAAISAAEADEAIIDAMGRLFALVEKPTALPVLHPLLMREIHYWLLCADHGSLLRTLAQADSHASRIADAIGTIRNNFEQPLLVADLASSVGMSVSAFHFHFKAITGATPLQYQKRLRLIEAKRLMQAERQSVSSAAFSVGYESPTQFSREYARMFGLPPVRHARVPAPAPAPEYESPGWM